Proteins from a single region of Gossypium arboreum isolate Shixiya-1 chromosome 1, ASM2569848v2, whole genome shotgun sequence:
- the LOC108482459 gene encoding uncharacterized protein LOC108482459 isoform X1 has translation MRDMGFNKKKEAVVMGLWGALKYDFPLFIALKLFKMLGFFIGLQVRIWKTMWAITMPTKLAAFAWRLCQFILHHLFSNGPHWLEFVSPRISNEDYERLLTILWALWSAKNGNLIPEKDRNEKEDPDLDQAMMSKPTVFSTKNRWIPPPMGLHKVNFDGAFDGDGKKGGIGVIIRDNEGFVWGGAAIKIDDVMEGNINEAWAAVKALKVAQEMGYRRIILESDCFWVLNILLMEDVEDGSYVRCIVEEGKRVMGELEECYFHHIEREGNQVANLIARHSVIMSEDDFFWKHDYPNFIHQSIMCDAINL, from the exons ATGAGAGATATGGGTTTCAATAAGAAGAAAGAAGCAGTGGTGATGGGATTATGGGGGGCTTTGAAGTATGATTTTCCTCTCTTTATTGCTCTCAAGCTGTTCAAGATG ttgGGCTTCTTCATAGGACTTCAAGTAAGAATATGGAAAACGATGTGGGCAATCACTATGCCAACCAAACTAGCAGCTTTTGCATGGAGATTATGCCAATTCATTCTACACCACCTTTTCTCAAATGGCCCCCATTGGTTGGAGTTTGTATCACCAAGGATAAGCAACGAAGATTATGAACGGCTACTTACCATCCTATGGGCGTTATGGTCTGCTAAGAATGGCAACTTGATACCGGAAAAGGATCGAAACGAGAAAGAAGATCCGGATTTAGACCAAGCAATGATGTCAAAACCGACCGTGTTCTCGACAAAGAATCGGTGGATTCCACCACCAATGGGTTTACATAAAGTGAACTTTGATGGGGCATTTGATGGTGATGGAAAGAAAGGAGGTATAGGCGTTATAATTAGAGACAATGAAGGTTTCGTTTGGGGAGGTGCGGCCATTAAAATAGATGATGTAATGGAAGGAAACATTAATGAAGCTTGGGCGGCGGTGAAGGCTTTGAAGGTGGCGCAGGAAATGGGGTACCGCCGGATTATTTTAGAAAGCGATTGTTTTTGGGTTTTGAACATTTTGTTAATGGAGGATGTTGAAGATGGGTCATACGTAAGATGTATAGTTGAAGAGGGTAAAAGGGTGATGGGGGAACTTGAAGAATGTTATTTTCATCATATTGAAAGAGAAGGGAACCAAGTGGCTAATTTAATTGCTAGACATAGTGTTATTATGAGTGAAGACGATTTTTTTTGGAAGCATGACTATCCTAATTTTATTCATCAATCTATCATGTGTGATgctattaatttataa
- the LOC108482459 gene encoding uncharacterized protein LOC108482459 isoform X2, protein MWAITMPTKLAAFAWRLCQFILHHLFSNGPHWLEFVSPRISNEDYERLLTILWALWSAKNGNLIPEKDRNEKEDPDLDQAMMSKPTVFSTKNRWIPPPMGLHKVNFDGAFDGDGKKGGIGVIIRDNEGFVWGGAAIKIDDVMEGNINEAWAAVKALKVAQEMGYRRIILESDCFWVLNILLMEDVEDGSYVRCIVEEGKRVMGELEECYFHHIEREGNQVANLIARHSVIMSEDDFFWKHDYPNFIHQSIMCDAINL, encoded by the coding sequence ATGTGGGCAATCACTATGCCAACCAAACTAGCAGCTTTTGCATGGAGATTATGCCAATTCATTCTACACCACCTTTTCTCAAATGGCCCCCATTGGTTGGAGTTTGTATCACCAAGGATAAGCAACGAAGATTATGAACGGCTACTTACCATCCTATGGGCGTTATGGTCTGCTAAGAATGGCAACTTGATACCGGAAAAGGATCGAAACGAGAAAGAAGATCCGGATTTAGACCAAGCAATGATGTCAAAACCGACCGTGTTCTCGACAAAGAATCGGTGGATTCCACCACCAATGGGTTTACATAAAGTGAACTTTGATGGGGCATTTGATGGTGATGGAAAGAAAGGAGGTATAGGCGTTATAATTAGAGACAATGAAGGTTTCGTTTGGGGAGGTGCGGCCATTAAAATAGATGATGTAATGGAAGGAAACATTAATGAAGCTTGGGCGGCGGTGAAGGCTTTGAAGGTGGCGCAGGAAATGGGGTACCGCCGGATTATTTTAGAAAGCGATTGTTTTTGGGTTTTGAACATTTTGTTAATGGAGGATGTTGAAGATGGGTCATACGTAAGATGTATAGTTGAAGAGGGTAAAAGGGTGATGGGGGAACTTGAAGAATGTTATTTTCATCATATTGAAAGAGAAGGGAACCAAGTGGCTAATTTAATTGCTAGACATAGTGTTATTATGAGTGAAGACGATTTTTTTTGGAAGCATGACTATCCTAATTTTATTCATCAATCTATCATGTGTGATgctattaatttataa